In a genomic window of Candidatus Bathyarchaeota archaeon:
- a CDS encoding creatininase family protein translates to MAITKKPHCMWLDELSTIEAAQAAKEGTVIILPVGSVEEHGEHLPLCTDSIQPEYVALKVAQETGCLIAPPLRYGICNAGRNFAGTLTIEFDTFYRFVREILFELVRHGFLRIIVLSGHAGNSHMVALRMAAQDVVVKNDATEKKVRIMVLSDYDFAQELTEQYTSKTDGHAGTLETARVMYIKPELVKTKGVASVAKWPRFEVVAHPELYFPSGVNGDPTVATREIGQKINKYIIEQVKKLVEEIKT, encoded by the coding sequence ATGGCAATAACAAAAAAACCCCACTGCATGTGGCTTGACGAATTAAGCACCATAGAAGCCGCGCAAGCCGCCAAAGAAGGCACCGTAATAATTCTACCAGTAGGCAGCGTCGAAGAACACGGAGAACACTTACCGCTATGCACAGACAGCATCCAACCCGAATATGTCGCCTTAAAAGTCGCCCAAGAAACAGGTTGCCTCATCGCACCACCTCTCCGTTACGGCATCTGCAACGCGGGACGCAACTTTGCAGGCACCCTAACAATAGAGTTCGATACGTTCTATCGGTTTGTCCGCGAAATTCTCTTCGAGTTGGTGCGCCACGGATTTCTACGCATAATTGTGTTGAGTGGTCATGCAGGGAATTCGCATATGGTTGCGTTACGGATGGCAGCACAAGATGTCGTCGTCAAAAATGACGCCACTGAAAAAAAGGTGCGGATAATGGTGCTGTCGGATTATGATTTTGCTCAAGAATTAACTGAGCAGTATACCTCAAAAACAGATGGACACGCAGGCACCTTGGAGACCGCGCGGGTTATGTATATTAAACCTGAACTAGTCAAAACCAAAGGCGTAGCGTCCGTTGCGAAGTGGCCCAGATTTGAGGTTGTTGCACATCCTGAACTGTATTTCCCAAGCGGCGTCAATGGCGACCCCACGGTGGCAACCAGAGAAATAGGCCAAAAAATAAACAAATACATCATTGAGCAGGTTAAAAAGTTGGTTGAGGAGATAAAAACATAA
- a CDS encoding winged helix-turn-helix transcriptional regulator — translation MTKRQQTIILQNKGEFTKFQILLEIMRNQPHVKQKDISETLGITIQAVSKYFKKLAREGLLEYSSERVDYRLTEKAIATLQEDLKGLERYVNATKNEMKVDHSLPALATQPVKAGDEVGLIMKGGVIYTVPPESTEAKGIAMEDAMPGEDLGLTSLQGKLSVKEGKILIIKLPSIRRGGSRAVDLAKVKRFYDEFKPDRVGVMGAVGRAVLNKIGLKADIEFGISRSAAIAASRGLNVLVLVVGRMSNRMTQEIENVNLKNPANISYEVRDATTKKA, via the coding sequence ATGACCAAGCGCCAACAAACAATCATCCTCCAAAACAAAGGAGAATTCACAAAATTCCAAATACTACTAGAAATCATGCGCAACCAGCCCCACGTAAAACAAAAAGACATAAGCGAAACCCTCGGAATCACCATCCAAGCCGTATCAAAATACTTCAAAAAACTAGCCAGAGAAGGCCTTCTCGAATACAGCTCTGAACGCGTAGACTACCGGCTCACAGAAAAAGCAATCGCAACGCTACAAGAGGACCTAAAAGGCTTAGAAAGATACGTCAACGCCACCAAAAACGAAATGAAAGTAGACCATTCCCTACCCGCCCTAGCCACTCAACCCGTAAAGGCAGGAGACGAAGTTGGGTTAATCATGAAAGGCGGCGTCATATACACCGTACCTCCAGAAAGCACAGAAGCAAAAGGCATAGCGATGGAGGACGCGATGCCCGGGGAAGATTTAGGATTAACAAGTTTACAGGGCAAACTAAGCGTAAAAGAAGGAAAAATACTCATCATAAAACTACCCAGCATACGCAGAGGGGGCTCACGAGCGGTAGATTTAGCCAAGGTTAAAAGGTTCTATGATGAGTTTAAGCCCGACCGTGTTGGCGTAATGGGTGCTGTGGGTAGAGCAGTCCTTAACAAGATAGGACTTAAAGCAGACATAGAGTTTGGTATCAGCCGCTCAGCAGCAATAGCCGCGTCAAGAGGACTTAACGTGTTGGTACTTGTTGTCGGCAGAATGAGTAACCGCATGACGCAAGAGATAGAAAATGTCAACCTGAAAAATCCAGCTAACATAAGCTATGAAGTACGGGACGCCACAACCAAAAAAGCATAA
- the cbiQ gene encoding cobalt ECF transporter T component CbiQ, which yields MLLVLFTTPFLIATTNFAGTDDAAADIITATGYQPWFNPILNIPESYIEPLLGVQALIGASIMAYIIIRTKRKASTLKPMPHTGHRHSHKHDEGHANISAQIDSYAYTNQLSNVSPTTKIFFACSMLILSVISGSPIVGITVAIIATLMIIAVAQIPWRFYLDLLLYPFVFVAVSCIIIALFFGGGEPLTQISFPWFNWVIYNNGITMALLTFFRVLGAISALFFLVLTTTMNDLFISLRKIHIPKVLIEISLLIYRYIFVFMEVSSKMTTAQKLRLGQTGYLKRIRQTGLLVANLFIRTLEQGERTIVAMNARGYDGNIRLLEDQPKPNWVTIAGIILFDVMLALIALNIINIWSL from the coding sequence GTGTTACTGGTTCTATTTACAACACCCTTTCTTATTGCTACAACCAACTTTGCCGGCACTGATGACGCAGCGGCTGACATTATAACCGCAACAGGCTATCAACCATGGTTTAACCCCATTTTGAATATTCCAGAATCATATATCGAGCCGCTTCTTGGAGTACAAGCGCTCATCGGCGCATCCATAATGGCATATATTATCATCCGGACAAAAAGAAAAGCCAGTACTCTTAAACCAATGCCTCATACGGGGCATCGGCACAGCCACAAGCATGATGAAGGTCACGCTAACATATCCGCGCAAATCGACAGTTACGCCTATACCAATCAATTATCAAATGTTAGTCCAACAACAAAAATCTTCTTCGCTTGCTCTATGCTGATTTTAAGTGTTATATCCGGTTCACCTATTGTTGGCATCACGGTTGCAATAATCGCCACATTAATGATTATTGCAGTCGCCCAGATTCCTTGGCGATTCTATCTAGACCTGCTTCTTTATCCATTTGTCTTTGTAGCGGTTAGTTGCATAATCATCGCTCTCTTCTTTGGCGGCGGGGAACCTTTGACGCAGATTTCTTTCCCGTGGTTCAATTGGGTAATCTACAATAACGGGATAACCATGGCACTATTGACCTTCTTCCGAGTCTTGGGCGCAATATCGGCACTATTCTTTTTGGTTTTGACCACAACCATGAATGACCTTTTCATAAGCCTAAGAAAAATCCACATCCCCAAGGTCCTCATAGAAATCAGTCTTCTCATTTACCGCTACATATTCGTCTTCATGGAGGTTTCCTCAAAAATGACAACTGCCCAAAAGCTACGGCTCGGTCAAACAGGTTATCTTAAGCGTATCCGCCAAACCGGGCTTCTCGTCGCAAACCTTTTCATAAGAACCCTTGAGCAGGGTGAACGGACAATTGTGGCTATGAACGCTCGCGGTTACGACGGCAACATACGTTTGCTTGAAGACCAGCCTAAACCAAACTGGGTAACAATCGCAGGCATCATTTTGTTTGACGTGATGCTCGCTTTGATTGCATTAAACATAATAAACATATGGAGTCTATAG
- a CDS encoding ATP-binding cassette domain-containing protein, giving the protein MLFKIENLTHEYSDGTIALDDVSLNFDKAERIALLGINGSGKTTLLNHLNGILKPTSGRILFNGNPIQYDAKSLLQLRKRVGFVFQDPNDQLFASTVKQDVAFGPLNLGYTPEHVKALIDEALATVGMTEFADKPPHFLSAGQKKRVALAGVLAMQPEVIIMDEPTSSLDPIAASDILHLLLHLNKANGITLLLATHDVDVVPLFANRLVILDKGKVVSEGTPKESFSKTELIRKAKLRSPRIAHLFEVLKKENNLPVGDELPLTISEARKEILRLIDVAVKESKK; this is encoded by the coding sequence ATGTTATTTAAAATTGAAAATCTGACTCACGAATACTCCGACGGCACAATAGCCTTAGATGATGTATCTTTAAACTTTGACAAAGCGGAACGCATTGCGCTCTTGGGCATTAACGGTTCAGGGAAAACTACTCTGCTCAACCACTTAAACGGCATCCTAAAACCCACCAGCGGCAGAATTCTCTTCAACGGCAACCCCATCCAATACGACGCAAAATCGCTACTGCAACTCCGTAAACGTGTCGGTTTTGTTTTTCAAGACCCTAACGATCAACTGTTTGCCTCTACCGTGAAACAAGATGTTGCTTTCGGTCCGTTAAATCTGGGTTACACTCCTGAGCACGTCAAGGCGCTGATAGATGAGGCGCTTGCGACTGTCGGCATGACTGAATTCGCCGACAAACCCCCGCATTTTCTTAGTGCAGGTCAAAAGAAACGTGTTGCGTTAGCGGGAGTTCTTGCTATGCAGCCCGAAGTTATCATCATGGATGAACCAACCTCAAGCCTTGACCCCATAGCCGCCAGCGACATCTTGCATTTGCTGCTTCATCTCAATAAAGCAAACGGAATCACATTGCTGTTAGCCACACATGATGTAGATGTGGTTCCCTTGTTTGCAAATAGGCTCGTCATTTTAGATAAAGGCAAAGTAGTCTCCGAGGGTACCCCTAAGGAGAGTTTCTCAAAAACTGAATTAATTCGAAAAGCAAAATTGCGTTCTCCACGCATAGCTCACCTCTTTGAGGTCCTTAAAAAAGAGAACAATTTGCCTGTGGGTGACGAGTTGCCGCTAACTATTAGTGAGGCAAGAAAAGAGATACTTCGTCTTATCGATGTAGCCGTTAAGGAATCTAAAAAGTAG
- a CDS encoding putative cobaltochelatase: MQSKNKTVYPFSAIVGQEKMKLALILNVINPKIGGVLLRGEKGTGKSLTVRALANLLPEIEVVSNCPFRCDPQNPKDMCETCNTKKANAEKLPLTKRCVSVVELPVGATEDRLVGTIDIEKAIKTGEKHFDPGILAQANRNILYIDEVNLLDDHLVDVLLDAAAMGVNFVEREGVSFSHPSQFVLIGTMNPEEGELRPQLLDRFALSVEVKGVPYKEARAEIVRKRIAFESNPAGFVVSQAQNQEQIRQKIIAATKLLPKVKLSSQLLDLIIQICTDFAVDGHRADINMYKTACTIAAYHGRVDVAEEDVKEAAEFVLPHRQRRQPFEEPQLEQQQLQESIEKWEKNKQLLPNPEDSQAPDEPPQEQETPQKEQVFQADLPYAVKPFATPILDELQRSGSGRRSKTLSSKRGRYVDNIIPNGKIEDLAFDATLRAAASHQKIRKQDCNRQDALLIEHCDLRQKVRESKVGNLIVFIVDASGSMAAEERMSATKGAILSLLLDAYQRRDRVGMVAFRRDSAELVLPPTNSVDLAQRYLANLPTGGRTPMAHGLKLGMDTIKNYVRNDKEAVPLLVLVSDGRANVSLHGGDPVEEAMSVAREIASAGIQSLSLDTEQEFLTFGVVKQISLAMGGRFLKLEELSAAPIASAVRTKLFPDPRITINN, encoded by the coding sequence ATGCAATCCAAAAACAAAACCGTCTACCCCTTCAGCGCAATAGTCGGCCAAGAAAAAATGAAACTTGCACTAATCCTCAATGTGATCAACCCAAAAATCGGTGGCGTACTTCTCCGAGGCGAAAAAGGAACCGGCAAATCCCTAACCGTAAGAGCCCTAGCCAACTTACTCCCCGAAATCGAAGTTGTATCCAACTGCCCCTTCCGCTGCGACCCCCAAAACCCCAAAGACATGTGCGAAACCTGCAACACAAAAAAAGCAAACGCAGAAAAACTCCCCCTAACCAAACGCTGTGTCTCAGTCGTAGAATTACCCGTCGGAGCCACAGAAGACCGCCTCGTCGGCACCATAGACATAGAAAAAGCCATCAAAACCGGCGAAAAACACTTCGACCCAGGCATCCTCGCACAAGCCAACCGCAACATCCTCTACATAGACGAAGTCAACCTCCTAGACGACCACCTCGTCGACGTTTTACTGGATGCCGCGGCGATGGGCGTAAATTTTGTGGAACGCGAAGGCGTCTCTTTCAGTCATCCCTCCCAGTTCGTTTTGATTGGAACCATGAATCCTGAAGAAGGCGAACTGCGACCTCAACTTCTCGACCGATTCGCTCTCTCAGTTGAAGTCAAGGGCGTCCCCTACAAGGAAGCACGCGCAGAAATCGTCCGCAAACGAATCGCTTTCGAAAGCAACCCAGCTGGTTTTGTTGTTTCCCAAGCCCAAAATCAAGAGCAGATACGGCAAAAAATCATAGCCGCCACCAAGCTCCTGCCCAAAGTGAAACTCAGTTCTCAATTGCTCGATTTAATTATCCAAATCTGCACAGACTTTGCCGTTGATGGGCACCGCGCGGACATTAACATGTACAAAACTGCCTGCACAATCGCTGCCTACCATGGACGCGTAGACGTCGCCGAAGAGGACGTTAAAGAAGCCGCTGAATTTGTGCTTCCTCACCGCCAACGACGCCAACCCTTCGAGGAGCCACAGCTAGAACAGCAACAGCTTCAAGAAAGCATCGAGAAATGGGAAAAAAACAAGCAACTCCTTCCAAATCCAGAAGACTCCCAAGCCCCCGACGAGCCCCCACAAGAACAAGAAACCCCCCAAAAAGAACAGGTGTTTCAAGCCGATTTACCCTACGCCGTCAAGCCGTTTGCGACTCCCATACTTGACGAGCTCCAACGAAGCGGCAGCGGACGGCGATCCAAAACCTTAAGCTCCAAAAGAGGCCGCTACGTAGACAACATAATTCCGAACGGAAAAATTGAAGATTTAGCCTTCGACGCAACCCTACGCGCCGCGGCGTCTCACCAGAAAATTCGCAAACAAGACTGTAATCGCCAAGATGCTTTGTTGATTGAGCATTGTGATTTACGTCAGAAAGTCCGAGAAAGCAAAGTTGGCAATTTGATTGTCTTTATTGTTGATGCAAGCGGCTCGATGGCTGCTGAGGAACGTATGAGCGCCACCAAAGGCGCGATTCTTTCGCTTCTGCTGGATGCCTATCAGCGGCGAGACCGCGTTGGTATGGTTGCGTTTCGGCGAGATTCTGCAGAGCTGGTTTTGCCTCCCACAAATAGTGTCGATTTAGCCCAACGATATTTGGCGAATTTGCCAACTGGCGGTAGAACACCCATGGCTCATGGATTGAAACTCGGTATGGACACCATCAAAAACTATGTCCGAAACGACAAAGAAGCGGTTCCATTGTTGGTGTTGGTTTCTGATGGGCGAGCAAACGTTAGCCTCCACGGCGGCGACCCCGTTGAAGAAGCAATGTCTGTGGCAAGGGAAATCGCTTCTGCTGGCATACAATCCCTCTCCTTAGATACTGAACAGGAATTCCTAACCTTTGGTGTTGTAAAACAAATCTCCCTGGCAATGGGCGGACGCTTTCTGAAATTAGAAGAATTAAGCGCTGCCCCGATTGCCTCTGCGGTTAGGACAAAATTGTTTCCTGATCCAAGGATAACGATAAACAATTAG
- a CDS encoding ABC transporter substrate-binding protein, with amino-acid sequence MKKTTIIATVAIICIVLIASVYGVYNAYYASPSNSNPSANSVTVTDGAGNTMNISLPVTRIAALDQSVAEVLCAMGVEDLIVARTDSCTMPPSLLNVTSYGENDYAPNVEGLIAADPDVIFASSMLPYNPTVYQQILDAGIPVYIVDTTTPEPVNPSNMTKDELYALPTQIDTTCGLMQNFTKIVGHQENVDAYVAWAQNYNQIVKDRIYNLEPDQRAKVFMEFYSYPYQTFVTASIYQSGGVNIAENQSIYSPTLNPEFVVEQNPDVIIEMISSPTNDLADFKAALNDIMSRTATKGTNAVKEGHVYICDFCARNGARSVVGYVYWAKWIQPDLFTDLDPSAINAELNQKFFGTDINGTFAYP; translated from the coding sequence ATGAAAAAAACAACCATAATCGCAACCGTTGCCATCATCTGCATAGTGCTTATTGCCTCAGTTTATGGTGTTTACAACGCCTACTATGCGTCTCCATCCAATTCTAACCCCTCGGCAAATAGCGTGACCGTCACTGACGGCGCAGGAAACACCATGAATATTTCGCTTCCTGTGACCCGCATTGCTGCCCTTGACCAGAGCGTAGCTGAAGTCTTATGCGCCATGGGCGTCGAAGATTTAATCGTTGCTCGAACGGACAGTTGCACAATGCCGCCCTCATTGCTAAACGTTACCTCTTATGGCGAAAACGACTATGCCCCCAACGTTGAGGGACTAATCGCGGCGGACCCTGATGTAATATTTGCAAGTTCAATGTTGCCATATAACCCCACAGTATACCAGCAAATTCTAGATGCCGGTATCCCCGTTTACATCGTTGACACCACAACTCCTGAACCCGTCAACCCCTCAAACATGACTAAAGATGAACTCTACGCATTACCCACGCAGATAGATACAACATGTGGCTTAATGCAGAACTTCACCAAGATTGTTGGTCACCAAGAAAACGTCGATGCTTACGTGGCTTGGGCGCAGAACTACAACCAGATCGTTAAAGACCGCATATACAACCTAGAGCCTGACCAAAGAGCCAAAGTCTTCATGGAATTCTATTCTTACCCCTACCAAACCTTCGTAACAGCATCTATCTACCAATCAGGGGGGGTCAACATAGCTGAAAACCAATCCATCTACTCCCCCACTCTAAACCCCGAATTTGTTGTTGAACAAAACCCCGACGTAATCATCGAAATGATCAGCAGCCCAACAAACGACTTAGCGGACTTCAAAGCAGCACTAAACGACATAATGAGCCGAACAGCCACTAAAGGCACCAACGCAGTCAAGGAGGGTCACGTTTACATCTGTGACTTCTGCGCCAGAAACGGTGCCCGAAGCGTAGTTGGCTACGTTTATTGGGCCAAATGGATACAGCCAGACCTCTTCACCGACTTAGACCCCTCTGCCATCAATGCCGAGCTTAACCAAAAATTCTTCGGAACTGACATAAACGGGACGTTTGCCTATCCATGA